The proteins below come from a single Dehalococcoidia bacterium genomic window:
- the miaB gene encoding tRNA (N6-isopentenyl adenosine(37)-C2)-methylthiotransferase MiaB, translating to MPYYHIWTIGCQMNKSDSESIAAFLDQHGYRSTAKIDDADIVVLNSCVVRQSAESKVANKIDALRRLDSDKVLAVTGCIVDENVDGLRKRFPRVDLFFEPQDIGRLSEYLKGRGAVEPGSTLSNLPVKAKISSLVNIMHGCDNFCSYCIVPYRRGREVSRPMSDIVTEVESAVEHGAKEVVLLGQNVDSYGRGLSGEPELADLLEDLNRVESLARIRFLTSHPKDMSERLIEVVARLEKVCECISLPFQAGDDDVLKAMHRGYTSDEYRRLVERIRSSVPDAALSTDVIVGFPGESEEQYRRSREMIEEIRFDTVHIACYSPRSGTIAARELKDDVPTSDKVRRRKELEAIQERIVSEKNSELIRRTVEVLVEGRKKGKWWGRTRTDKLVFFEAAGDRIGQLIDIRIESAGAWSLQGRIDG from the coding sequence ATGCCTTATTACCACATCTGGACCATCGGCTGTCAGATGAATAAATCGGACTCCGAAAGCATTGCCGCTTTCCTGGACCAGCATGGCTATCGTTCGACAGCGAAGATCGACGATGCCGATATTGTTGTGCTTAACAGCTGCGTGGTGCGGCAGAGCGCCGAGAGCAAAGTGGCTAATAAAATCGATGCGCTGAGACGCCTCGATTCCGATAAAGTGCTGGCGGTTACCGGCTGTATTGTTGACGAGAACGTCGATGGTTTACGAAAGCGTTTCCCCCGCGTCGATCTGTTCTTCGAACCGCAGGATATCGGCAGGCTGTCGGAGTATTTGAAGGGCAGAGGCGCAGTCGAGCCGGGCTCGACTTTGTCAAACCTTCCGGTTAAAGCTAAGATAAGCTCGCTTGTGAACATAATGCATGGATGCGATAATTTCTGTTCGTACTGCATCGTGCCGTACCGCCGCGGCAGGGAGGTGAGCCGTCCGATGTCGGATATCGTCACCGAGGTCGAGTCGGCTGTGGAGCACGGCGCCAAGGAGGTCGTGCTGCTGGGGCAGAACGTGGATTCGTACGGCCGGGGCCTGTCGGGTGAGCCTGAGCTTGCCGATCTACTGGAGGACTTGAATCGGGTCGAAAGCCTGGCGCGTATCCGTTTTCTGACCTCGCATCCCAAGGATATGAGCGAGCGTCTCATCGAAGTTGTCGCACGTCTCGAAAAGGTGTGCGAGTGTATCAGCCTGCCGTTCCAGGCGGGCGATGACGATGTCCTTAAAGCCATGCATCGCGGATATACCTCGGATGAGTACCGCCGCCTGGTCGAGCGCATCCGCAGTTCGGTGCCGGACGCGGCGTTGAGCACGGACGTCATCGTCGGCTTTCCGGGAGAGAGTGAAGAACAGTATCGCAGGTCGCGCGAGATGATCGAAGAAATTCGCTTCGATACGGTTCATATCGCCTGCTACTCGCCGCGTTCGGGCACTATCGCCGCGCGAGAATTGAAGGACGATGTCCCAACCTCCGATAAGGTGAGACGCCGCAAGGAATTGGAGGCTATTCAGGAACGCATCGTAAGCGAGAAAAACAGCGAGCTTATAAGGAGAACGGTCGAAGTGCTGGTCGAAGGGAGGAAGAAGGGCAAGTGGTGGGGTCGCACCCGCACGGACAAACTGGTGTTCTTTGAGGCTGCGGGCGATAGAATCGGACAGCTTATTGATATCCGCATCGAAAGCGCTGGAGCATGGTCGCTGCAAGGTAGAATCGACGGTTGA
- a CDS encoding phosphatidate cytidylyltransferase, giving the protein MNGYMMLKRWIVGLFLGAIVFTIVWFGDPSFSIGIAAIAIVGSFEFFPLIGVSRKHPITLFGTIGVLLFIGLAQFDMKYTPQLLTAAVILPLIWLVFQPDINHAAVNWAWLIVGMLYLGWMLSHFIPMRQLDSGRDWVILAIVGNVASDTIAFQCGLKWGRRRMAPKISPAKSWEGAVAGFIGAVAIVIVLGTFLPTLHLPYWQSAVLGILIGIFAPLGDLAESLLKRSTGVKDSGNCVPGHGGILDRLDSILFTVVVVYYFVTWVIV; this is encoded by the coding sequence TTGAACGGATACATGATGCTGAAACGCTGGATAGTCGGCCTTTTTCTTGGAGCGATAGTCTTCACTATCGTATGGTTCGGCGACCCCAGCTTCTCCATCGGTATAGCGGCAATCGCTATTGTAGGTTCATTTGAGTTCTTTCCCCTAATCGGCGTCTCCAGGAAGCATCCCATCACCCTCTTTGGAACTATAGGCGTACTGCTATTCATCGGTCTGGCCCAGTTCGATATGAAATACACCCCTCAGCTATTGACAGCGGCGGTGATACTGCCGCTGATATGGCTGGTCTTCCAGCCCGATATTAACCACGCCGCGGTCAACTGGGCCTGGCTCATCGTGGGCATGCTATACCTTGGCTGGATGCTGAGTCATTTCATTCCCATGAGGCAGCTGGACAGCGGCAGGGACTGGGTTATTCTTGCAATTGTCGGCAATGTCGCCTCCGACACGATAGCCTTCCAGTGCGGATTGAAGTGGGGCCGGCGCCGCATGGCGCCGAAGATCAGCCCGGCCAAGTCATGGGAGGGAGCTGTCGCCGGCTTTATTGGGGCGGTGGCTATAGTCATTGTGCTCGGCACATTCCTGCCCACGCTTCATCTCCCCTACTGGCAATCGGCAGTGTTAGGCATACTGATCGGCATCTTCGCCCCGTTAGGCGATCTCGCCGAATCCCTGCTGAAACGCAGCACCGGCGTCAAGGATTCCGGGAACTGCGTGCCCGGACACGGCGGCATCTTAGACCGTCTCGACAGTATTCTGTTCACCGTGGTTGTTGTATACTACTTTGTGACATGGGTAATAGTGTAA
- a CDS encoding hydrolase: protein MKHVKSQSEPCCPQFDPAPWEGVTHVWQDKPFIMESIPEFMHMPFPPMIAKAMGRMWKAAQDAGAAPEFKDFMCLAYDPSPWKGELYVAVTKVVPGAKNVKLSGTFISRVFDGPYNAVPKWIKEMDKYLAEQGKKASRYYFYYTTCPKCAKIHGHNYVVAFAQV from the coding sequence ATGAAGCACGTAAAATCACAGAGTGAGCCCTGTTGTCCCCAGTTCGATCCGGCGCCTTGGGAGGGCGTGACGCATGTCTGGCAGGACAAGCCTTTTATCATGGAGTCGATCCCCGAGTTCATGCACATGCCTTTCCCGCCGATGATAGCGAAGGCGATGGGCAGGATGTGGAAGGCGGCGCAGGATGCCGGAGCCGCGCCGGAGTTCAAGGATTTCATGTGTCTGGCCTACGATCCGAGTCCATGGAAGGGTGAGCTTTACGTGGCGGTTACAAAGGTGGTTCCTGGAGCAAAGAACGTGAAACTGTCGGGCACATTCATCAGCAGAGTCTTCGATGGGCCGTACAACGCGGTGCCGAAGTGGATCAAGGAGATGGATAAATATCTGGCCGAGCAGGGCAAAAAGGCGTCGAGATACTACTTTTATTACACCACCTGCCCGAAGTGCGCTAAAATCCATGGGCATAACTACGTCGTGGCCTTTGCTCAGGTGTAA
- a CDS encoding PLDc N-terminal domain-containing protein, translating to MFGIAIGLVILYFVFIIAATVLWIWVLVDCITKEPSGDNEKIVWVLVIVLVGALGALIYLIARRPKRKQLYGK from the coding sequence ATGTTCGGTATTGCGATAGGCCTTGTAATCCTTTATTTTGTCTTTATAATAGCCGCAACTGTTCTATGGATATGGGTGCTAGTCGATTGCATCACGAAAGAACCGTCAGGGGATAATGAAAAGATCGTATGGGTTCTCGTGATTGTATTAGTAGGCGCGCTGGGAGCACTGATTTATCTGATAGCGAGGAGGCCCAAGCGCAAACAGCTATACGGCAAGTAG
- a CDS encoding 1-deoxy-D-xylulose-5-phosphate reductoisomerase gives MGNSVKRLAVLGSTGSIGTQTLDIVRCFPERLRVIGLAAGTNADLLAQQIDEFKPELISIASKEDRPRLKRPNCKLTTAEEMAAHPDVDLVVIAISGMAGLKPTLAAIRAKKKIALATKEVLVAAGSIVTAEARKHGVTIMPIDSEPGAIWQCLQGENDAVRRLILTASGGPFRNLSTQKLRAVTPGQALAHPTWNMGSKVTIDSATLMNKGFEAIELSWLFDTAIDDIEIVIHPQSIIHSLVEFVDGSVKAQLSMPDMRFPIQYAIFHPERLPNDTLPRLDLLNIKSGPTENALTFEKPDIDKFPCLGLAFQASRMGGTYPAVLSAADEVAVDRFLKGQIKFTDIAKIISKALDEHRGISNPYLDDILAADAWARKAAAS, from the coding sequence ATGGGTAATAGTGTAAAACGATTAGCCGTCCTGGGCTCCACGGGCTCCATCGGCACGCAAACACTCGATATCGTACGTTGTTTCCCGGAACGTTTGCGCGTCATCGGCTTGGCCGCCGGAACCAACGCCGACCTTCTGGCGCAGCAGATCGATGAGTTCAAACCTGAACTGATCTCGATCGCGTCAAAGGAGGACCGGCCCAGGCTGAAACGACCCAACTGCAAACTAACGACGGCGGAGGAAATGGCTGCGCACCCCGATGTCGACCTTGTTGTTATAGCGATATCGGGAATGGCCGGCCTCAAGCCCACGCTGGCAGCGATCAGGGCTAAGAAAAAAATCGCCCTTGCTACTAAAGAAGTGCTTGTGGCGGCAGGATCGATCGTCACGGCCGAAGCGAGGAAGCACGGCGTAACGATCATGCCCATAGACAGCGAGCCCGGCGCCATATGGCAATGCCTTCAGGGAGAAAACGATGCCGTGCGGCGCCTCATACTGACCGCATCGGGAGGCCCGTTCCGCAATCTGTCGACACAAAAACTGCGGGCAGTGACTCCCGGGCAGGCGCTGGCACACCCCACGTGGAACATGGGTTCTAAGGTGACCATCGACTCGGCGACGCTGATGAACAAAGGATTTGAGGCTATAGAGCTCAGTTGGCTGTTCGATACGGCAATCGATGATATCGAGATCGTGATCCACCCGCAGAGTATAATTCATTCCTTGGTCGAGTTCGTTGACGGCTCGGTAAAGGCCCAGCTCAGCATGCCGGACATGCGCTTCCCGATACAATACGCCATCTTTCACCCGGAGCGCTTGCCGAACGATACGCTGCCGCGCCTCGATCTTCTGAATATCAAGAGCGGACCGACCGAGAACGCTTTGACCTTCGAGAAGCCGGATATCGATAAATTCCCCTGTCTCGGCTTGGCGTTCCAGGCAAGCCGCATGGGAGGAACATACCCCGCCGTGCTTTCGGCCGCAGACGAGGTTGCGGTTGACAGGTTCCTCAAAGGTCAAATAAAATTCACGGACATAGCAAAGATAATATCCAAAGCCCTTGACGAACATCGCGGCATCTCAAACCCCTATCTCGATGACATCCTCGCCGCCGACGCCTGGGCCAGGAAGGCAGCCGCAAGTTGA
- the pyrH gene encoding UMP kinase produces MKKARYKRVLLKISGAALTGDKQYGIDFVRVSDVASQIKKVVQMGVEVAVVVGGGNIWRGSAAEEMGMERTNADYAGMLATLLNALALQDTLEKVDVNTRIQSAIPVAAVCEPFIRRRALRHLEKNRVVIFACGTGNPYMTTDTAAALRAIEIGADVLLMAKHKVDGVYDADPRKNPKAKKFDSISHAEALKLRLKVTDATAMSLCMEHNLPIFVFDIGTRNSIVHAAQGDVVGTIVRSQR; encoded by the coding sequence ATGAAGAAAGCCCGGTACAAGCGTGTCCTGCTTAAGATAAGCGGGGCGGCACTAACTGGGGATAAACAATACGGCATCGACTTCGTCAGGGTATCTGACGTTGCCTCTCAAATCAAGAAGGTTGTCCAGATGGGGGTCGAGGTCGCTGTCGTCGTCGGCGGCGGGAACATATGGCGCGGCTCGGCTGCCGAAGAGATGGGCATGGAACGCACCAACGCCGACTATGCCGGCATGCTGGCCACGCTGCTGAACGCGCTCGCGTTGCAGGATACCCTGGAAAAGGTCGATGTAAATACCCGCATTCAAAGCGCCATACCGGTGGCCGCCGTCTGTGAACCGTTCATCCGCCGCCGCGCCCTGCGCCATCTCGAGAAGAACCGCGTGGTCATATTCGCCTGCGGCACGGGCAATCCGTATATGACCACGGACACCGCCGCGGCCTTGAGAGCCATAGAAATAGGAGCCGATGTCCTTCTCATGGCCAAGCACAAGGTCGACGGCGTATACGACGCCGATCCGCGGAAAAACCCGAAAGCCAAGAAGTTCGACAGCATAAGCCACGCTGAAGCGCTGAAGCTGCGCCTCAAGGTCACGGACGCCACCGCGATGTCATTATGTATGGAGCATAACCTGCCTATCTTCGTCTTCGATATAGGAACCCGTAACAGCATCGTGCACGCCGCGCAGGGCGACGTTGTCGGCACTATAGTTAGAAGCCAGAGGTAG
- the nadB gene encoding L-aspartate oxidase, with product MKAGKTDSYDYIIIGSGIAGLYTALLAKPHGNVLVLTKGGIDECNTKHAQGGIAAAIGVKDSPELHFKDTIAAGAGLCDEEAVRILVEEAPDRITDLVHFGVHFDTMDGEVALTREAAHSVPRILHSGGDATGENIETALSKMALLANVVILENFLVTEIIVDNGVAQGVLALDLRTGKTQEFRSRAVILATGGGGKIYNFTTNPDIATCDGIALAYKAGAEIIDMEFFQFHPTALRLPGVEPFLISEAVRGEGGILRNKDGRRFMFDYAPKGELAPRDVVARSIVAEMKKTESDHIYLDVTHINPLKVTNRFPHIFRYCYVNGLDITRVQIPVSPAAHYMMGGVKVNTWGETNIARLFACGEVASTGVHGANRLASNSLLEVVVFAKRIVQRVQGGNGTTNESKEDRYSLSKSRKSGDASPLSLNRFQSLMWDGVGIVRSGKELEQAVSVLAAWHKSMKEPADRPSYELANLVLTGRIMAEAALIREESRGAHFRTDFPKSSDSWLKHIIFVKQS from the coding sequence GTGAAAGCTGGAAAGACAGACAGCTACGATTATATTATCATTGGCAGCGGTATCGCCGGACTGTATACGGCGCTGCTGGCCAAGCCGCATGGAAATGTATTAGTGCTGACCAAGGGCGGCATTGATGAATGCAATACAAAGCATGCTCAAGGAGGCATCGCAGCCGCCATAGGCGTTAAAGATTCTCCAGAGCTGCATTTCAAGGATACTATCGCCGCCGGCGCAGGGCTTTGCGACGAGGAGGCGGTTCGCATTCTTGTCGAGGAAGCTCCGGATAGAATCACGGACCTGGTCCATTTCGGAGTTCATTTCGATACTATGGACGGTGAGGTCGCATTGACCAGGGAGGCGGCGCACAGCGTTCCGCGCATTCTGCACTCCGGCGGAGACGCTACCGGCGAGAATATCGAGACGGCGCTGAGCAAGATGGCGTTACTGGCCAACGTTGTCATCCTGGAAAACTTTCTGGTCACCGAGATTATCGTTGATAACGGCGTCGCTCAGGGCGTTTTAGCTCTAGATTTGCGCACGGGTAAGACGCAGGAGTTTCGCTCACGCGCCGTTATTCTGGCTACGGGAGGCGGCGGTAAGATCTATAACTTTACCACCAATCCCGATATAGCCACCTGTGACGGCATCGCGCTGGCTTACAAGGCCGGGGCTGAGATAATCGATATGGAGTTCTTTCAGTTTCATCCCACGGCGCTGCGTCTTCCCGGAGTGGAGCCGTTCCTTATCTCGGAGGCGGTCAGGGGTGAGGGGGGTATACTGCGCAACAAGGATGGTCGGCGCTTCATGTTCGATTACGCGCCCAAGGGGGAGCTGGCGCCCCGGGATGTGGTAGCACGCAGCATAGTCGCCGAGATGAAAAAAACAGAGAGCGATCACATTTATCTCGATGTCACTCATATTAATCCACTTAAAGTAACCAACCGCTTCCCTCATATCTTCAGGTACTGTTATGTGAATGGTCTCGATATAACCAGGGTGCAGATTCCGGTATCGCCGGCGGCCCATTATATGATGGGTGGGGTGAAAGTGAACACCTGGGGCGAGACCAATATAGCCAGGCTCTTCGCGTGTGGCGAGGTGGCGAGCACGGGCGTGCACGGAGCCAACCGCTTGGCCTCTAACTCTTTGCTCGAGGTGGTAGTCTTTGCCAAACGCATCGTGCAGCGGGTGCAGGGGGGCAACGGTACGACAAATGAAAGCAAGGAGGACCGCTACTCGTTAAGCAAAAGCAGGAAGTCCGGTGACGCTTCTCCTTTGAGCCTGAACAGATTTCAATCTCTTATGTGGGACGGGGTCGGAATTGTGCGCTCGGGGAAGGAATTGGAGCAGGCCGTCTCGGTGCTGGCCGCCTGGCATAAGTCGATGAAGGAGCCGGCAGACCGCCCGTCGTATGAGCTTGCCAACCTGGTGTTAACGGGTCGCATCATGGCGGAGGCGGCGCTTATAAGGGAGGAAAGCCGGGGCGCACACTTCCGCACGGATTTCCCGAAGTCCTCGGATAGCTGGCTTAAACATATAATTTTTGTGAAGCAATCTTAG
- the uppS gene encoding polyprenyl diphosphate synthase produces the protein MPKSSANHTPDHVAIIMDGNGRWAKQRNLPRLAGHKAGTKNIHRIIKCLADRGVKYVTLYVFSTENWNRPGKEVQGLMRLIEESVDKEVQSLHEDGVRLIHIGASDGVTQRLQNKVRKAIDLTANNDKLTVCIAFNYGGRSEIVNAVKRIIEDGVKPAEVNESLITKYLYTAELPDPDLVIRTGGEMRISNFLLWQAAYSEYYITPTLWPDFGPDELERALAAFADRERRFGGLKNRVKA, from the coding sequence GTGCCTAAATCAAGCGCCAACCATACCCCCGATCACGTTGCTATCATCATGGACGGCAACGGCCGATGGGCAAAACAGCGCAATTTACCCCGCCTGGCCGGCCACAAAGCGGGGACAAAAAATATTCATCGCATAATCAAATGTCTTGCCGACCGCGGCGTAAAATATGTCACCCTGTATGTCTTCTCCACAGAGAACTGGAACCGTCCAGGTAAAGAGGTTCAGGGTCTTATGCGCCTGATAGAGGAAAGCGTTGATAAAGAAGTGCAGAGCCTGCATGAGGACGGCGTAAGGCTTATTCATATCGGCGCCAGCGACGGGGTTACACAAAGGCTTCAGAACAAGGTGCGCAAAGCGATAGATCTGACGGCAAATAACGATAAGCTCACCGTCTGTATAGCGTTCAACTACGGCGGACGCTCCGAGATCGTCAACGCGGTCAAGCGAATAATCGAGGACGGCGTCAAACCCGCGGAGGTTAACGAATCCCTGATAACGAAATATTTGTACACCGCGGAACTCCCGGATCCCGATCTGGTGATACGCACCGGCGGCGAGATGCGCATAAGCAATTTCCTCCTGTGGCAGGCCGCCTACAGCGAATATTACATCACACCCACGCTCTGGCCTGATTTCGGCCCGGATGAGCTGGAACGGGCGCTGGCCGCTTTCGCCGACAGGGAAAGACGTTTCGGAGGGCTCAAGAATCGAGTTAAGGCTTGA
- the tsf gene encoding translation elongation factor Ts, producing MTKTNITAGLVKELRELTGAGIMDCKRALQDAEGDMAKASEALQKQGLAKAEKRSEREAKNGLIDVYIHGGRMGALVEINCESDFVARTEDFKKLAHDIAMQVTASDPRFVSADDIPAEIRADLDPAEVCLLSQPFIRDPQRSIQDIITEVIAKTGENIKVRRFARFELGKG from the coding sequence ATGACAAAGACTAACATCACAGCCGGATTAGTAAAAGAGTTGCGCGAATTGACGGGAGCCGGCATCATGGATTGCAAACGCGCGCTCCAGGACGCCGAGGGCGATATGGCCAAGGCCTCCGAAGCCCTGCAGAAACAGGGGCTGGCCAAGGCCGAGAAAAGGTCTGAACGGGAAGCGAAGAACGGCCTAATCGATGTCTACATCCACGGCGGCCGCATGGGCGCCCTGGTCGAGATAAACTGCGAGAGCGACTTCGTGGCGCGCACCGAGGACTTTAAAAAGCTCGCCCATGATATTGCAATGCAGGTAACCGCCAGCGACCCGCGCTTCGTCAGCGCTGACGATATCCCCGCTGAGATACGCGCGGACTTGGACCCCGCGGAAGTATGCCTGCTCTCACAGCCGTTCATCCGAGACCCACAGAGAAGCATTCAGGATATTATCACCGAGGTCATAGCCAAAACCGGTGAGAATATAAAGGTGCGCAGATTCGCTCGCTTTGAACTGGGGAAAGGATGA
- the frr gene encoding ribosome recycling factor, producing the protein MEEVLSDAKSRMSKSIEVLQRDLAGIRTGRATPMILDNIKIDYYGTQTPLKQIATISAPEARLLIIQPWDNATLGDITKAIQKSDLGLNPSSDGHILRLPIPPLSEERRREMVRSVHKRAEEGKVALRNVRRDAMDMLKDLEKEKEISQDEQKRAQTKLQEITDSFIAEVDQIAKDKESELLEV; encoded by the coding sequence ATTGAAGAAGTACTTTCTGATGCAAAATCCCGCATGAGCAAAAGCATCGAGGTCCTGCAGAGAGACCTCGCCGGCATACGCACCGGGCGCGCCACGCCGATGATACTTGATAACATCAAGATAGACTACTACGGCACGCAGACACCGCTGAAACAGATAGCAACGATATCGGCGCCGGAGGCGCGGCTGCTCATCATTCAGCCCTGGGATAACGCCACACTTGGAGACATAACCAAGGCAATCCAGAAATCGGACCTTGGCCTTAACCCCAGCAGCGACGGACATATCCTCAGGCTGCCCATTCCGCCGCTGTCAGAGGAGCGGCGCAGGGAGATGGTGAGATCGGTCCATAAACGCGCTGAGGAAGGCAAGGTCGCGCTGAGAAATGTCAGAAGAGACGCGATGGATATGCTGAAGGACCTGGAGAAGGAAAAGGAAATATCCCAGGACGAACAGAAGCGCGCTCAGACCAAACTTCAGGAAATAACGGACAGCTTCATCGCGGAAGTAGACCAGATAGCCAAGGATAAAGAGTCCGAGCTATTGGAGGTCTAG
- a CDS encoding DUF1801 domain-containing protein, with product MSKKVDEYIQKQQSPYQEICLALRRLILETLPDVKEEMKWGVPAFADGKFYIVALKDHVNLGFSSKGFSNEETALFDGGGKTMRHIQIAGLGDIDKERITKLLKLVNDKK from the coding sequence ATGAGCAAGAAGGTCGACGAGTATATCCAGAAGCAACAATCGCCCTATCAAGAGATTTGTTTGGCATTAAGAAGACTCATTCTTGAAACTTTACCCGATGTAAAAGAGGAGATGAAATGGGGCGTTCCCGCTTTTGCAGACGGGAAATTTTATATCGTCGCATTGAAAGATCATGTCAATCTTGGTTTTTCTAGCAAAGGATTCTCCAATGAGGAAACAGCCCTTTTTGACGGCGGCGGGAAAACGATGAGACACATTCAGATCGCCGGCTTGGGAGATATTGATAAAGAACGGATAACAAAATTACTAAAGCTGGTTAATGACAAAAAATAG
- the rpsB gene encoding 30S ribosomal protein S2, with product MEEQRIEEKPEVKAESEEVSIKSLLAAGAHFGHQTSRWNPRMAKYIFTARNGIHIIDLEQTATLLNKAGDFIRDLVSKGEDIIFVGTKKQAKESVEEESKRCGMPYVNQRWLGGMLTNFDTIQSRIDYLVRLEDQKARGQFEVLPKKEALKLSKEIDRLNRQMGGFKEMTKFPGAVFIIDPAKERIAVTEARRMGVPIVAAVDTNCNPDEIDYPIPANDDAVRAVRLICSYMASAVLEGRQARELAAMVYEEESVKEVMTFTPEGGFGTASEMAAASKAAEEEAAAKAAEAETEPAQQANPVETETKQEDNTAAS from the coding sequence ATGGAAGAGCAAAGGATTGAAGAGAAGCCTGAGGTTAAGGCTGAATCTGAAGAAGTATCGATTAAATCGCTTTTGGCGGCGGGCGCTCATTTCGGACACCAGACAAGCCGGTGGAACCCGCGCATGGCGAAATACATATTTACGGCCAGGAACGGCATTCATATCATCGACCTGGAGCAGACCGCAACGCTTCTAAACAAAGCCGGCGACTTCATCAGAGACCTTGTATCCAAAGGCGAAGATATAATTTTCGTAGGCACCAAGAAACAGGCGAAGGAATCCGTCGAGGAGGAATCTAAACGCTGCGGCATGCCCTACGTGAACCAGCGTTGGCTCGGCGGCATGCTCACCAACTTCGATACGATTCAGTCAAGGATAGACTACCTGGTGCGGCTCGAGGACCAGAAAGCGCGCGGCCAGTTCGAAGTCCTGCCCAAGAAAGAGGCCCTGAAACTGAGTAAAGAGATCGACCGTCTTAACAGGCAGATGGGCGGATTCAAAGAGATGACCAAATTCCCGGGGGCTGTTTTCATCATCGACCCCGCCAAAGAGCGAATCGCGGTTACCGAAGCGCGGCGCATGGGTGTTCCCATCGTGGCGGCGGTGGATACCAACTGCAACCCGGACGAGATCGATTATCCCATACCGGCCAACGATGACGCCGTGAGGGCGGTAAGGCTCATATGCAGCTATATGGCAAGCGCCGTTCTCGAAGGCCGCCAGGCACGTGAGCTTGCTGCTATGGTATATGAAGAAGAGTCGGTCAAAGAAGTAATGACTTTCACTCCTGAAGGCGGGTTCGGTACGGCCAGCGAGATGGCAGCCGCGAGCAAAGCCGCGGAAGAAGAGGCCGCCGCAAAAGCCGCCGAGGCAGAAACAGAGCCCGCGCAGCAGGCGAATCCAGTGGAAACAGAAACGAAACAAGAGGACAACACAGCCGCCTCTTAG
- the nadA gene encoding quinolinate synthase NadA, protein MSDDEKDFERISRRIVELKKSLNAVIVAHNYQRPEVQDIADFTGDSLELARKCTTVDAEVIVFAGVHFMAESAYILNPDRKVLLTEKEAGCPMADMITEEDLREWKKKYPKAAVVCYINTSAAVKALSDICCTSANGAQVVRSLPQKEVLFVPDQNLGHFISRSTDKKMILYPGFCGPHQRVIPRHIDLARERYPGCVVLVHPECRPDVIDKADAVMSTSQMLRYAAESRDRVFVIGTESGLMHRLRKENPDKEFSLLTEGLVCPNMKKTTLASVAITMEKQRNVITVPEEVRLQARRALDRMLKVK, encoded by the coding sequence ATGTCAGATGATGAAAAAGACTTCGAGCGCATCAGCAGACGCATCGTTGAGCTGAAGAAGTCGCTAAACGCGGTTATCGTGGCGCACAACTATCAGCGCCCCGAGGTGCAGGACATAGCCGATTTCACCGGCGATTCCCTGGAGCTGGCGCGCAAGTGTACCACTGTCGACGCAGAGGTCATAGTCTTCGCCGGCGTGCACTTTATGGCGGAGAGCGCATATATTCTCAATCCTGATCGCAAGGTGCTGCTGACAGAGAAGGAAGCCGGTTGTCCCATGGCGGACATGATAACCGAGGAAGACCTTCGTGAATGGAAGAAGAAGTATCCCAAAGCGGCCGTCGTCTGCTATATCAACACCTCGGCGGCGGTCAAGGCGCTGAGCGATATCTGCTGCACCTCGGCCAACGGGGCGCAGGTGGTGCGGTCTCTGCCACAGAAGGAAGTGCTCTTCGTCCCCGATCAGAACCTGGGGCATTTCATATCGAGAAGCACCGACAAGAAGATGATATTATACCCCGGTTTCTGCGGGCCGCATCAGAGGGTGATCCCCCGCCATATCGATCTGGCCAGGGAGCGCTATCCCGGCTGCGTGGTGCTGGTGCATCCCGAGTGCCGTCCGGATGTTATCGATAAGGCGGACGCAGTCATGAGCACGTCCCAGATGCTGCGGTACGCTGCGGAGAGCAGGGATCGAGTCTTTGTCATCGGCACGGAGAGCGGGCTGATGCATCGACTGCGCAAGGAGAATCCCGATAAGGAGTTTTCTCTATTAACTGAAGGGCTGGTCTGCCCCAATATGAAGAAGACGACTCTCGCCAGTGTCGCGATTACGATGGAAAAGCAGAGAAACGTGATAACGGTTCCGGAAGAGGTCAGGCTGCAGGCCAGACGCGCTCTGGATAGAATGTTGAAGGTGAAATAG